The Coccinella septempunctata chromosome 9, icCocSept1.1, whole genome shotgun sequence genomic interval TGCTATCCCCATTCCAGAATTCTTCGGTGGACGAAGTGTGTTCATCACAGGAGGCAGTGGGTTTATGGGGAAGGTCCTCATTGAAAAATTGCTGAGATCCTGTCCAAAACTGGAGAACGTTTATATGTTGATACGAGACAAGAAGGGACAAAGTCCAGAGGAGAGAATTCGGAAAATGGTTGATTTACCAGTGAGTGATACACATTAATAAACAGAGATACGAAAATTTGAGAGAATTTTTACAGCTTTTCAAGGTTTTGCTGGAGGAAAACCCCAAAGCAGTCAATAAAATCAAACCGATCTTAGGGGATGTCATGGAGCTTGGTCTTGGTGAGTTCAATCATCCACTATGCTTAAAGTCTCTTAATTTACCACCTCCTAAAACCAACTCTGTTGTTTTTCACAGGTCTTAGTGAACAAGATCGCCAGCTTCTCATAGAAAAAGTCTCCATAGTGTTTCATGCAGCTGCTTCGGTGAGATTCGACGATCACCTAACAGACGCCATTCTTTTGAACACCAGGGGTACAAGAGAAGTCTGCCTGTTGGCCAAAGAGATGAAAAACATCACAGCCCTTGTCCATTTCTCCACCAGTTACTGTCATACAGATCGCAAAGTCATAGGGGAGGAGATATACCCTGCACATGCTGATTGGAGGGATGCCATCAGGATAGCCGAGAACGTGGATAGGTTCACCTTGGATCTGATGACCAAGAAGTATATAGACCCCTTGCCAAACACCTACACTTTCACCAAGTCATTGGCTGAGCATGTGGTGAATGATTTGTGCGATGGCGTCATTCCTTCCCTCATTTTTAGACCATCTATTGGTGAGGATTTGGTTTAGTTGTAGACACAGACCTTTAGATTGTTTTTTTCAGTTATATCCACTTGGAATGATCCAGTTCCTGGCTGGATAGATAATTTCAATGGGCCTGTAGGTCTTTTGGTTGCTGTAGGAAAGGGTAAGATTGACATTTTCCTAAGAAGTCTTTTTGTAAAATTGGCATCGTTTTTGTAGGTGTATTGAGAACTTTGTACACTGATCCATCTCTACAAGCTGATTATGTACCAGTCGATATAATCACCAGGGGTATCATTGCTGGTACTTGGAAGAAAGGAATGACAAAGTGAGTACCTACCCATTAAATTTAGTCCTTCGTCGAATAATACCAATGAAATTCAGGGACACTGACATAAGGAATGAACTAGAAGTATACAACTGCAGTCAATGCGATGTATCCCCAGTCACCATGAACGAAATAGTTCAAATTGGCCAGAGTTTACTCTTTGAGTGTCCTGCAAGTGGTGCACTTTGGTTCCCTGCTTGCCAGATAACAAAATGTTGGTACCTGCATTTCCTGAAGGTTATCTTCTATCATCTTCTCCCAGCTCTACTCGTTGATGGCCTTTTGAAATTGTCTGGAAGGAAGACTATGTAAGTTTTAGGTGAACTTGGAGTAAAAGAAGCTTTTTTGATGTTATCCTTTTCAGTTTGCTCAAGGTACAAAGAAGGATATACACAGCAAACTCAGCTCTTGAGTATTTCATCCTTAACCAATGGAAATTCTTGAACGATAAAGGAAGGGCCTTAGAACATACACTGCTTAGCTCAGATCGCAAGGATTTTGGTTATAATTCGGAAGAGATTGATGTTgatgaatatttcaagaaaGCCATGTATGGTGGTAGGCAGTACCTGTTGAAAGATCCTCCAGAAACCCTACCAGAGGCcagaaaagaaataaaaaggtaaggtcttcatttttttttgaggtAATGGAAGAAACGTGAATTTGATCAAAAAAAGAAGGCTCTTCTTAAAGGGCTGAAACATTTTTGGCATAAGGGACAAAGAACTTAtaagaaaatttccaaaaatatggtTTTGAAACAATATTCATATTTCAACTCCTGATTATATGCTTGCTTAATTTGTCGTTGTTTTAAACCTTCTCTTTTTTCAGATTATGGTTATTGTACCAATTCACAACAGGCGTTTTCTATCTCTCCATGATTTATTTCGTTTGGTATCATATTCCTTATGCAAGGATATACAAAGCTATATCAACTTACCTGTATGATTATTTTTCAGCTTTGTGAAATCTTTGTTGTTTTTACTAGTATTCTTACTTATTCATCGAATAGTTGGATCTATTTTTTTAATCTTATTATGAACCTTTCATAAAtcttttttgattcaataaaTGGACTGTCTTTTCTATATTCTTTTTCGATTTCTCAAAAGTTTCAgccagtggcggttccaggagtgatgGAAGGGGTTGAAATGATAGATTTCAAAATAagtatcaattttcattcattgagaaACAATTTACATTAATAACTTGTGTGTTAACACAGTAGGTATATTTATCTATATAACAAATGGAATTTAATATACAGAAACAATATTATCAAAATCGCAATTCAAATAATTCGTAAATGCATAGAGGATATTCACAAAATTAATGATAAGATCATTTGCAGCTTAGGACACTAATAAAGTAAATAAAGcaacaaaactaattgaaaaataaCACAATTAAATTATTATTCTACCTAAATTATCCTTATAACTATTTTTCCATTCTCGATCTTTATCGAAATACCACGGTTAAACTCgagaataatttgaatataaaaaattcaggCATTTTCTGAACAAATCAAGATAAAATAAGTACATTTTAGGGAaggaaaaatttcttcttgtCACAAGTTACTAAAACGCAGTCTCATGGTTCTTGGgttaaaatttcatgaaatatttcgtaCTAAAAATGCACTCTGACTGGATACACCTCGGATTGGATGTTGTGTAAACGaaacatcaaaataaaaaattggagATCGAAGTGTTGGTAGTTTATATTCACTGAGCCTTCTAAAAATTCCTAATACTGACTCTATTATGGTGAATAGATATGTAGCGACCTCCACCAAGGgtggaaatttcaaaattgaatatactAGAATAAGAAATTGGCCTCAGCTTTTCCCCTCAATAATATCTTCGTTTGGGCTAAAACCATTCAAGTATCCGTTGGTGATTGGCACAAGCTTCTCTGTATCATCCCTGGGAAGATCTGGTATGTTATAATTCGAGCTAGAACTAGGAGAGAAGTCTTCACTTGGTGAAAAACTTTGGAAAGTGTCACTTCCGCTGGATATATTGTTGAAATTAGAGGGTACACTGGAGAAGAGATCCTCTGACTGGGCAGGGCTTTTGGTCAAGCTCAACTGGAAGTTATTTGGACAAGGGTTCCTGCTTGGTGTAGCGTTCAAAGTAGCAGTGTTCACTTGGTAGCTCCTGGAACcttcgaaattatttaaattgtTCTCGCTTATAGTCTTCAACGACAGATTGTTACCACCTCCAGCCTGTTTGGTGGTAGGTATACAGTCTATTTGAACCGGTCCCAAATTGACCAGCTTTGGCGGTTCCGTTAAGATACTAGCCATCGCCTTCTCGTCTAGCTTTGGTTCCTCGAGGATTATAGAAGTATAGTCCGATACCACTGGTGCCAAAATACGATTCTTCAACTTCAAATCCTTCTCCACAACGAAGTTAGCCGGTTCGTCAGGTATTGTATTGTCTGGACTTGCAGTAGCTTTGAAATCTTCTGGAGATGTTAAAGGTGGCCAGCTTGTATCCATGTTGAGCTCCTCTTCGATTCGAACGTATTTCAACGATTTATCCACCTTACGTGTGCATTTGGCCACTAGCTCATCTATGACGTAGTACTCTATCACGTAAGCTACTAGGAAGCTGAGCAGGCAGAAGAGCATCAACGATAGTTTGTAAAAAGTGTCTGGTGGTAGCATGAGTCCAACCAAATGTTGCAAGAAGGGAGCAGGTTCCAAAGCTAGATAAATGGTTATAACCGTGGTTATCAGAGTGGTTAGCATAACCCTAGGATTCCTGAAGATTATCCTTCGATACGGTTTGCCCTTGGAGAAGACTAGCGCCATGGCGATGTTCTGGAGACAAACTGTTATAAAAACGTTGTAATTTTCGTAGGTGGGCAAAGCCTCTTCGTCCAGAGAGATCACAGGTGGCGTGTACCACTTCTGACTCTGCATCCATGCAAAAAGACCCATCTGGAAGGCTACCGACACTATGAGATGTATGAAGAGGGAGGCTATAGGCTGCGGACTTATCAGACTGGTGAGTGGAGGCTCTTTGGACATAGGACCGTCGAAAACCTTGTTGGAACCGAAGAAAAGGGCGAAAGGAGAGGTTATGCC includes:
- the LOC123320785 gene encoding putative fatty acyl-CoA reductase CG5065, which produces MEDAIPIPEFFGGRSVFITGGSGFMGKVLIEKLLRSCPKLENVYMLIRDKKGQSPEERIRKMVDLPLFKVLLEENPKAVNKIKPILGDVMELGLGLSEQDRQLLIEKVSIVFHAAASVRFDDHLTDAILLNTRGTREVCLLAKEMKNITALVHFSTSYCHTDRKVIGEEIYPAHADWRDAIRIAENVDRFTLDLMTKKYIDPLPNTYTFTKSLAEHVVNDLCDGVIPSLIFRPSIVISTWNDPVPGWIDNFNGPVGLLVAVGKGVLRTLYTDPSLQADYVPVDIITRGIIAGTWKKGMTKDTDIRNELEVYNCSQCDVSPVTMNEIVQIGQSLLFECPASGALWFPACQITKCWYLHFLKVIFYHLLPALLVDGLLKLSGRKTILLKVQRRIYTANSALEYFILNQWKFLNDKGRALEHTLLSSDRKDFGYNSEEIDVDEYFKKAMYGGRQYLLKDPPETLPEARKEIKRLWLLYQFTTGVFYLSMIYFVWYHIPYARIYKAISTYLYDYFSAL